The following proteins are co-located in the Fimbriiglobus ruber genome:
- a CDS encoding PSD1 and planctomycete cytochrome C domain-containing protein, with amino-acid sequence MARRPALGLVVALALASPAWSAEVDYLKDVKPTLVARCYACHAALQQKGDLRVDTVKSLLEAKVIVPGNSEASPLVAHVVGRDKFAKMPPPADGEALTTRQVELLRAWIDGGAIAPANDPPDPDPRDHWAFRAPVRPKVPENGKSHPIDAFLVAEWVKRGLVPQTPAARGLLLRRVTLDLTGLPPTPEEYEAFAKDTSPDAYEKVVERLLASSHYGERWGRHFLDVWRYSDWWGLGAEVRNSQKHMWHWRDWVIESLNADKGYDQLVREMLAADELYPTDPNKLRATGYLARQYFKFNRTTWMDETIEHTAKAFLGLTVNCAKCHDHKYDPITQADYYRLRAIFEPYQVRTDMAPGELDYEKDGIPRAFDCNLDTPTYLHVRGDERNPNKSRVIKPAVPSFLAPDGVKIASVKLPPEAHLTGLRAAVVETHLKAARERIVAARATLEVARKTLAEAEVLAKAASPNGTKPTAAKPIVRDDFAAAKPDLWDIRDGTWNYRDGRLVQSRVGFRRAALRLKQLPPSDFEARLKYIPTGGDMWKSVGIVFDGAAQTEVLAYLSAYAGGPKAQVSYKKDGKDVYPAEAAKARSVDLNKPHEITLRVRGTLVNMEVDGQLAVAYRLPIARVRGHLEVIAFDATAEFLAFELSELPPGLTLAEPGQAGGKSGPGPLNLDQAKRGVTVAEKALSTTETQLASIQARAAADRARYDQSPAENLASLITAAVRAESTAALAKADEDVVRADLDVARAVADKKAEAEKKLAAAKGAFETARKALDAPGTSYTSLTGSLKSLESNLETEASRNKAYPATSTGRRTALANWIADRNNPLTARVVVNHLWARHFGKPLVATVFDFGRKGTRPTHPELLDWLAVELTDHGWSLKRIHRLIVTSTAYRMSSTTAGAPAVDQDVDPENRYLWRQNPIRMESQAVRDSLLHLAGRLDLTLGGPPVPVSAQDTSLRRSVYFFQSHNEHHKFLSQFDDASVLECYRRTESIVPQQALALSNSQFAIATSAAITQRLNTRLGRVTDDVFVTTAFEMLLGSQPTADEKRACLDALAEWQKLLGEQKHADAAGKARANLVAALVNHNDFVTVR; translated from the coding sequence ATGGCTCGCCGTCCCGCGCTCGGATTAGTCGTCGCGTTGGCTCTCGCTTCACCGGCATGGTCGGCCGAAGTCGATTACCTCAAGGATGTGAAACCGACACTCGTCGCGCGGTGCTACGCCTGCCATGCCGCCTTGCAACAAAAAGGCGACCTGCGCGTTGATACGGTCAAATCCCTGCTCGAAGCCAAGGTGATCGTGCCCGGCAACAGTGAGGCGAGCCCGCTCGTCGCACACGTCGTGGGACGCGACAAATTCGCGAAAATGCCGCCGCCGGCCGACGGCGAAGCACTAACGACCCGGCAGGTCGAGCTCCTCCGCGCGTGGATCGACGGCGGTGCGATCGCGCCGGCGAACGATCCGCCCGACCCCGACCCGCGCGACCACTGGGCGTTCCGCGCCCCGGTCCGGCCGAAGGTGCCCGAGAATGGCAAAAGTCACCCGATCGACGCCTTCCTCGTGGCCGAGTGGGTCAAGCGCGGGCTCGTTCCCCAGACCCCGGCCGCCCGCGGGCTGTTGCTCCGCCGCGTCACGCTCGACCTGACCGGCCTACCACCAACACCGGAAGAATACGAAGCGTTCGCGAAAGACACCTCTCCGGATGCTTACGAGAAAGTCGTTGAGCGGTTGCTCGCCTCGTCACACTACGGCGAACGGTGGGGCCGCCACTTCCTTGATGTCTGGCGTTACTCGGACTGGTGGGGACTCGGGGCCGAGGTTCGCAACAGCCAGAAGCACATGTGGCACTGGCGAGACTGGGTCATCGAGTCGCTCAACGCCGATAAGGGTTACGACCAACTCGTCCGCGAGATGCTGGCGGCCGACGAGTTGTACCCGACCGACCCGAACAAGCTCCGGGCCACCGGCTACCTCGCCCGGCAGTATTTCAAATTCAACCGCACGACCTGGATGGACGAGACGATCGAACACACGGCCAAGGCGTTTCTCGGCCTGACCGTGAATTGCGCGAAATGCCACGACCACAAATACGACCCGATCACGCAAGCCGATTACTACCGCCTGCGGGCGATCTTCGAGCCCTACCAGGTTCGCACGGACATGGCCCCCGGCGAACTCGATTACGAGAAAGACGGAATCCCCAGGGCCTTCGACTGCAACCTGGATACCCCTACCTACCTGCACGTTCGAGGTGACGAGCGGAACCCGAACAAATCCCGCGTCATCAAGCCGGCCGTCCCGTCATTCCTGGCGCCGGACGGGGTCAAGATCGCGTCGGTGAAACTTCCACCCGAAGCCCACCTGACGGGACTACGAGCCGCCGTAGTCGAGACGCACCTCAAAGCCGCCCGAGAACGAATTGTGGCGGCGCGGGCGACCCTCGAAGTCGCCAGGAAGACGCTCGCCGAAGCCGAGGTGTTGGCGAAAGCCGCATCCCCAAATGGGACGAAGCCGACGGCCGCGAAACCGATCGTTCGCGACGATTTCGCCGCCGCGAAGCCGGACCTTTGGGACATCCGCGACGGTACGTGGAACTATCGAGACGGCAGGCTCGTTCAATCGCGGGTAGGCTTTCGGCGTGCGGCCCTCAGGCTCAAGCAACTCCCGCCGAGCGACTTTGAAGCCAGGCTGAAGTACATACCCACGGGCGGCGACATGTGGAAGTCGGTCGGCATCGTCTTCGATGGCGCCGCCCAGACGGAAGTGTTGGCTTACCTCAGCGCTTACGCCGGCGGCCCGAAAGCGCAAGTGTCTTACAAGAAAGACGGGAAGGATGTTTACCCGGCCGAGGCCGCGAAAGCACGATCGGTCGATCTCAATAAACCCCACGAAATCACCCTGCGCGTTCGCGGCACGTTGGTGAACATGGAAGTCGACGGGCAACTCGCGGTCGCGTACCGTTTGCCGATCGCCCGTGTTCGCGGGCACCTGGAAGTGATCGCGTTTGACGCGACGGCCGAGTTCCTGGCATTTGAACTGAGCGAACTGCCGCCTGGGCTGACGCTCGCTGAGCCGGGCCAAGCGGGAGGCAAGTCTGGCCCCGGCCCGCTCAATCTCGATCAGGCAAAGCGCGGCGTGACGGTCGCGGAAAAAGCGCTGTCGACGACCGAAACACAACTTGCATCGATTCAAGCGCGGGCCGCCGCGGACAGGGCGCGGTACGATCAATCACCCGCGGAAAACCTTGCCTCACTCATTACCGCGGCAGTCCGTGCCGAAAGTACCGCCGCACTCGCCAAGGCCGACGAAGACGTGGTCCGTGCGGACCTGGACGTGGCTCGCGCGGTCGCCGACAAAAAGGCCGAGGCCGAGAAGAAACTGGCCGCGGCGAAAGGGGCTTTCGAGACCGCCCGCAAGGCGCTCGACGCGCCGGGTACGTCGTACACCTCACTCACGGGATCGCTGAAATCGCTCGAATCGAACCTCGAAACCGAGGCGTCCCGTAACAAGGCCTACCCGGCGACCAGCACCGGCCGACGGACCGCGCTTGCGAACTGGATCGCCGACCGCAACAACCCGCTCACCGCCCGCGTGGTCGTCAACCATCTCTGGGCCCGGCACTTCGGCAAGCCGCTCGTGGCCACCGTCTTCGACTTCGGCCGCAAGGGCACCCGCCCGACCCACCCGGAACTGCTCGACTGGCTCGCGGTCGAGTTGACCGACCACGGCTGGAGCCTGAAGCGCATCCACCGGCTGATCGTGACGTCGACCGCTTATCGGATGAGTTCGACGACCGCCGGCGCGCCCGCGGTCGATCAAGATGTAGACCCGGAGAACCGTTATCTCTGGCGACAAAACCCGATCCGCATGGAGTCCCAGGCCGTCCGCGATAGCCTCCTGCACCTCGCCGGCCGGCTCGACCTGACATTGGGTGGACCGCCCGTGCCGGTGTCCGCACAAGACACCTCGCTGCGGCGGAGTGTTTACTTCTTCCAGTCGCACAACGAACACCACAAGTTCCTGTCGCAATTCGACGACGCCAGCGTGTTGGAGTGCTACCGGCGGACCGAGAGCATTGTCCCGCAACAGGCGCTGGCACTCTCGAACAGCCAATTCGCCATCGCCACGAGCGCGGCCATCACGCAAAGACTGAACACTCGGCTCGGGAGAGTGACCGATGACGTTTTCGTGACCACCGCGTTTGAGATGCTGCTGGGATCGCAACCGACGGCCGACGAAAAGCGCGCGTGTTTGGATGCGCTGGCCGAATGGCAAAAGCTGCTGGGTGAACAAAAACACGCCGACGCGGCCGGGAAAGCGCGGGCCAACCTGGTAGCCGCGTTGGTCAACCACAATGACTTCGTCACGGTGCGGTGA
- a CDS encoding sigma-70 family RNA polymerase sigma factor produces MPEHLIRLLNSAYAAPADGASDAELLARVAAGPDEVAFELLVRRHAGLVWRVCTAVARDYHAAEDAFQAAFLALARKARSVRKQASVGGWLQRVAYHAALKARPRASTRPAALTADVPDTAAGPVETLAKFELSRVIVAELDRLPDRYRIPVVLCHLEGLTQVEAARRLGMPVGTLSSRVRRGLDRLRDRLSHRGIAPAVAGISGGLVGSATAAPETIVRVVVRLAATFPVGCPPVIVQLVNGALSAMTYSKPKILTGVLVGFAAVACGLSVAGGQVAAPAGSKDNDPPARSAAAPPPPLENPKPVKVGRISTKAQRDHSLNNLRRILEAINNYHGSLGTWPTGIQDDQNQVILSWRVQILPYLDQHALSERFKLDEPWDSEHNRKLLAEMPDVYKVGIEPPAAIETYYQGFTGPDTVFDLRRNVTFNAVTDGTSNTLGVVEAGPPVPWTKPADLPYSSKKPLPKLVGPFDDVFHVAMCDRSAYPFRWDIDPQTLRAYVTRSGGEVPDAIETLLVKSLPPTLEERRRAEKLLTEINELRSEAVRLDAESQKLFIENYRLLNEAAKVKGELDLTRLESDKRMFSAEVVRLKENFVRLKGENEKLRAAAAAAKK; encoded by the coding sequence ATGCCGGAACATCTCATCCGTCTGCTGAATTCCGCTTATGCGGCCCCGGCTGATGGGGCTTCGGACGCGGAGCTTTTGGCCCGCGTGGCGGCCGGCCCGGATGAGGTGGCGTTTGAATTACTGGTCCGCCGACATGCCGGGCTCGTTTGGCGGGTCTGCACGGCTGTGGCTCGCGACTACCACGCGGCCGAAGATGCCTTCCAGGCCGCATTTCTCGCTCTCGCTCGCAAAGCCAGATCGGTCCGCAAGCAAGCGTCCGTCGGTGGATGGCTTCAGCGGGTGGCGTACCACGCCGCTCTCAAAGCGCGACCCCGGGCAAGTACTCGCCCCGCCGCGCTGACGGCCGACGTACCGGACACGGCCGCCGGCCCGGTTGAGACTTTGGCGAAGTTCGAGTTGTCCCGGGTCATCGTCGCCGAACTCGACCGACTACCGGACCGGTATCGCATACCGGTCGTCCTCTGCCACCTCGAAGGATTGACCCAGGTCGAAGCCGCCCGAAGGTTAGGGATGCCGGTCGGGACGCTTTCTTCGCGGGTCCGCCGCGGCCTCGACCGGCTGCGTGATCGACTTTCTCACCGGGGTATCGCGCCCGCGGTGGCTGGAATCAGCGGCGGTCTCGTCGGATCGGCAACCGCGGCGCCCGAAACAATTGTCCGCGTCGTCGTGCGGCTCGCCGCGACGTTCCCCGTCGGGTGCCCGCCCGTCATCGTTCAACTCGTCAACGGAGCATTGTCTGCTATGACTTACTCGAAGCCAAAAATCTTGACCGGCGTGCTCGTCGGATTTGCCGCTGTTGCCTGTGGGCTTAGTGTCGCGGGCGGCCAGGTCGCAGCACCGGCCGGGTCGAAGGATAACGACCCTCCTGCTCGTTCGGCCGCCGCTCCTCCCCCGCCGCTCGAAAATCCGAAGCCGGTGAAAGTGGGTCGGATTTCTACCAAGGCTCAGCGAGACCACAGTCTGAACAACCTGCGGCGAATCCTTGAGGCCATCAACAACTATCACGGATCGCTTGGTACTTGGCCGACCGGGATTCAAGACGACCAGAACCAGGTGATCTTGAGCTGGCGCGTCCAGATCTTGCCGTATTTGGATCAGCATGCTCTATCTGAACGGTTCAAACTCGATGAGCCGTGGGACAGTGAACACAATCGAAAACTCCTCGCCGAGATGCCGGACGTGTACAAGGTCGGCATCGAGCCCCCGGCGGCGATCGAGACGTACTACCAGGGGTTCACCGGCCCCGATACCGTGTTCGACCTACGGCGGAACGTGACCTTCAACGCCGTCACCGACGGAACAAGTAACACACTGGGGGTCGTGGAGGCAGGGCCGCCGGTCCCATGGACCAAACCGGCGGACTTGCCTTACTCGTCGAAGAAACCACTCCCGAAGTTGGTCGGGCCGTTCGACGACGTGTTTCACGTCGCGATGTGCGACCGGTCGGCATACCCCTTTCGGTGGGATATCGACCCGCAGACCCTCCGGGCCTACGTCACGAGGTCCGGCGGAGAAGTGCCGGACGCGATCGAGACGCTACTCGTCAAAAGTTTGCCGCCTACTCTCGAGGAGCGGCGGCGGGCCGAGAAATTGCTGACCGAAATCAATGAGCTACGTTCCGAGGCTGTCAGGCTAGACGCGGAATCGCAAAAACTCTTTATCGAGAATTACCGGTTACTAAACGAGGCAGCAAAGGTTAAGGGGGAACTCGACCTGACCCGGTTGGAGTCGGACAAACGGATGTTCTCCGCGGAGGTGGTTCGATTGAAGGAAAATTTTGTGCGGCTGAAAGGCGAGAACGAAAAACTGCGCGCCGCGGCGGCAGCAGCGAAGAAGTAG
- a CDS encoding sensor histidine kinase, producing MSLRSRLLLALILLTALLAALGAGGLILLDRMSERIDAILKENYASVRAMFQMNEDVERIDSSFQFALSGKEKEAKKQYLQSWAAFEKQYTVEAANVTIHPAEDRLVDRLKILKDDYRARGIRFYARQPGSPARGTDYYGTPGDPGLLGEFLQIKEVSAEITRINQENMESARDDARATARAATIGFGVGLCVAVVLVGGIAWYFLRTILVPIQAVTAAAEAVGKSAQLDHQVPVFGTDELGKLARAFNSMTSQLQAFRRSNLARMVRVQQTAQATIDSFPDPVLVLDPDGRVELANPAARQVLGVSPSGEGQPGPEWQPPEPLRQPVLDALRSQRPTLTEVFDQAVAFRLGGEDRAFLPQIRPIRDPVGDTLGAAVVLNDVTRFRLLDQFKTDLVATVSHELKTPLTSVRLAVHVLLEETVGPLTSKQTELLIDARDSAERLLALTDQLLALARLQRPQDQGQPRSEDPAGILRKAADIVRARADDKHVQVVVSASEPLPQIAVDLERMELAVRNLLENAVTYTPAGGSVTLTAAALKGSRVEISVADTGVGIPPEYLSHVFDRFFRVPGQSDPAGTGLGLAIVKEIVTAHRGEVTCESSPDRGTTFRITLPASPTEGGTP from the coding sequence ATGTCCCTCCGCTCTCGCTTACTCCTCGCGCTGATCCTGTTGACCGCGCTCCTTGCCGCGCTCGGGGCCGGCGGGCTCATACTCCTCGACCGCATGAGCGAGCGGATCGACGCGATCCTGAAGGAGAACTACGCCAGCGTCCGCGCGATGTTTCAAATGAACGAGGACGTGGAGCGGATCGATTCGTCGTTCCAGTTCGCCCTGTCCGGCAAAGAAAAGGAGGCGAAGAAGCAGTACCTACAGAGTTGGGCCGCGTTCGAAAAGCAATACACCGTGGAAGCCGCGAACGTGACGATCCACCCCGCCGAGGACCGGCTCGTCGACCGCCTCAAGATACTCAAAGACGATTACCGGGCGCGCGGGATCCGATTTTACGCCCGCCAGCCGGGATCGCCGGCCCGCGGGACCGACTATTACGGCACCCCCGGCGACCCGGGCCTGCTCGGAGAATTTCTCCAGATCAAAGAAGTTTCCGCGGAGATCACGCGCATCAATCAGGAGAACATGGAGTCCGCCCGCGACGACGCGCGGGCGACCGCGCGGGCGGCGACGATCGGGTTCGGCGTCGGCCTCTGCGTCGCGGTCGTACTCGTCGGCGGGATCGCGTGGTACTTCCTGCGGACCATCCTGGTCCCGATCCAGGCCGTGACCGCGGCCGCGGAAGCCGTGGGGAAGTCCGCCCAGCTCGACCACCAGGTTCCGGTTTTCGGGACCGACGAACTCGGCAAACTGGCCCGCGCGTTCAACTCCATGACCAGTCAACTCCAGGCGTTCCGGCGGTCGAACCTGGCCCGCATGGTTCGGGTTCAACAGACCGCCCAGGCGACGATCGACTCGTTCCCCGACCCGGTCCTGGTTCTCGACCCGGACGGCCGGGTCGAACTGGCCAACCCGGCCGCCCGTCAGGTCCTCGGCGTCAGCCCGTCGGGAGAAGGGCAGCCGGGCCCGGAGTGGCAGCCCCCGGAGCCGCTGCGGCAGCCCGTCCTCGACGCACTGCGCTCGCAACGCCCGACCCTGACCGAAGTCTTCGACCAGGCGGTCGCGTTCCGGTTGGGCGGCGAAGACCGCGCCTTCCTCCCGCAAATCCGCCCGATCCGCGACCCGGTCGGGGACACCCTCGGCGCGGCCGTGGTGCTGAACGACGTGACCCGGTTCCGCCTCCTCGACCAATTCAAAACCGACCTGGTCGCGACCGTCAGCCACGAACTGAAGACCCCGCTCACGTCCGTCCGCCTCGCAGTTCACGTGCTGCTCGAAGAAACGGTCGGCCCGCTGACGTCCAAACAGACCGAACTTCTCATCGACGCCCGCGACAGCGCGGAACGGCTCCTGGCGCTCACCGACCAACTCCTCGCCCTGGCCCGACTCCAAAGGCCGCAGGATCAGGGGCAACCGCGGTCCGAAGATCCGGCGGGCATCCTTCGCAAGGCGGCCGACATCGTCCGGGCCCGCGCCGACGACAAACACGTTCAAGTCGTCGTCAGTGCTAGTGAGCCGCTTCCGCAGATCGCGGTTGACCTCGAGCGCATGGAACTCGCGGTGCGCAACCTGCTCGAAAACGCCGTGACCTACACGCCCGCGGGCGGCAGCGTGACCCTGACGGCCGCCGCATTGAAGGGAAGCCGGGTCGAAATCTCGGTCGCGGACACCGGGGTCGGTATCCCGCCCGAATACTTGTCGCACGTGTTCGACCGATTCTTTCGTGTACCGGGGCAGAGCGACCCGGCCGGGACCGGTCTGGGGTTGGCGATCGTCAAGGAGATCGTGACCGCGCACCGGGGCGAGGTGACTTGCGAAAGCTCACCGGACCGGGGGACGACGTTCCGCATCACCTTGCCCGCGAGCCCCACGGAAGGAGGAACGCCGTGA
- a CDS encoding GxxExxY protein, with the protein MNTFSTTFCRVIDMKDWSSINELCDIVRETSFAIHCYLRSGHLEKVYENALAHRLRLRGLSVEQQFPLNVFDEDGTALGVYYADLFVEGCLIIELKAARGVDNEHIAQLLGYLRSSKVETGLLINFGSSRLYVKKFLMTDVDNL; encoded by the coding sequence ATGAATACGTTTTCGACAACTTTCTGCCGGGTGATTGATATGAAAGATTGGTCATCGATCAATGAGTTGTGTGACATCGTCCGCGAGACGAGCTTTGCCATTCATTGCTACCTCCGAAGTGGCCATCTGGAAAAGGTCTACGAGAATGCCCTGGCGCATCGTCTCCGTCTACGCGGACTGAGTGTGGAACAGCAATTCCCCCTAAACGTGTTTGATGAAGACGGGACCGCACTCGGGGTCTATTATGCCGACCTTTTTGTCGAAGGATGTCTAATCATCGAATTGAAGGCCGCACGCGGTGTCGATAACGAACACATTGCCCAACTTCTCGGCTACTTACGTTCTTCAAAGGTCGAAACAGGCTTGCTGATCAACTTTGGTTCGTCAAGACTGTACGTAAAGAAATTCCTAATGACTGACGTCGATAACCTCTGA
- a CDS encoding universal stress protein: MSNDPSRPPPEHFLSLLHDQQRGRLKVYLGFAPGVGKTYGMLQEGQRLKRQGVDVMIGVVETHGRADTAAQLGELERVPPRKIEYRGVVLEEMDLDAVLKRRPTVALVDELAHTNAPGCKHAKRYQDVEELLRNGISVITTMNVQHLESLYDTVERFTGVKVKERVPDYILGQAHQVMNVDLPAEDLQERMRAGKIYPADRAGRALENFFTEPNLNQLREIALEQVAHVIDRQRQDRDNVQTNTSERLMVCVSSRSPNALRLMRKGARLADRLGAPWYAVYVQTPGESTEKVDAETQRRLADSLALAHQLDGVPLTFKGTDLPSAVTSFVQEYGITHIVLGRSQRPWYRQWFGPSLLDRLLRVVPGVDVVVVDTNG, encoded by the coding sequence GTGAGCAACGACCCGTCCCGCCCCCCGCCGGAACACTTCCTCTCACTATTGCACGACCAGCAGCGGGGCCGGCTCAAGGTGTACCTCGGGTTCGCGCCCGGGGTCGGCAAGACTTACGGCATGCTCCAGGAGGGCCAACGGCTCAAGCGGCAGGGCGTCGACGTCATGATCGGCGTGGTCGAAACGCACGGCCGCGCCGACACGGCCGCCCAACTGGGCGAACTGGAGCGGGTGCCGCCGCGGAAGATCGAATACCGCGGGGTCGTTCTCGAGGAAATGGACCTCGACGCCGTCCTGAAGCGCCGCCCGACCGTCGCCTTGGTCGACGAACTGGCCCACACGAACGCGCCCGGGTGCAAGCACGCGAAGCGGTATCAGGACGTGGAGGAACTGCTACGGAACGGGATCAGTGTCATCACCACGATGAACGTCCAGCACCTGGAGAGCCTGTACGACACGGTCGAGCGGTTCACCGGGGTCAAGGTTAAGGAACGGGTGCCGGACTACATCTTGGGTCAGGCCCACCAGGTCATGAACGTCGACCTTCCGGCCGAGGACCTCCAGGAGCGGATGCGGGCGGGGAAGATCTATCCGGCGGACCGGGCGGGGCGGGCGCTGGAGAACTTCTTCACCGAGCCCAACCTGAACCAACTCCGCGAGATCGCCCTGGAGCAGGTCGCCCATGTGATCGACCGCCAGCGGCAGGACCGGGACAACGTGCAGACGAACACGTCCGAACGGCTGATGGTCTGCGTGAGTTCCCGCAGCCCGAACGCGCTGCGGCTGATGCGGAAGGGCGCGCGGCTGGCCGACCGGCTCGGGGCGCCGTGGTACGCGGTGTACGTCCAGACGCCGGGGGAGAGTACCGAAAAGGTCGACGCCGAAACCCAACGCCGGCTCGCCGATTCGCTGGCCCTCGCCCACCAACTCGACGGCGTGCCACTCACGTTCAAGGGGACCGACCTGCCATCGGCCGTGACGAGCTTCGTTCAGGAATACGGCATCACGCACATCGTACTGGGCCGGTCCCAGCGGCCGTGGTACCGCCAGTGGTTCGGCCCGTCGCTCCTGGACCGCCTGCTCAGGGTAGTACCGGGCGTGGACGTGGTAGTCGTGGATACGAACGGGTAA
- a CDS encoding DUF1501 domain-containing protein, which produces MFRRAFLADMGLGFTGLALAAMLHRDGRASSSTPWAPPDGKPHFAPKAKSVIWLFMNGGVSHLETFDPKPELDKFAGKTITETPYKDVQNPDKLKLARVTVVNDANGQQRNKLFPTQVKFQKRGKAGTLVSDWLPHTGECVDDIAVVRSMFTTDDNHGAQTQFHTGRHMLDGEFPTLGAWVHYGLGTLNQNLPQFVSMGRREYWNLKDGLYLGPAHDAVPVRVDPANPLDYGKPEGSVSSAEQKVGFDLVGKLNHLRAVEYPDDPALAARIKSYELAFRMQKSLPDVLDFAKESAETKALYGLDRPETREFGMQMLAARRMVERGVRFVQVQHGAGGAGVWDAHGGLRGNHEKNCLAVDKPIAGLLKDLKRTGLLKDTIVVFATEFGRTPGTQGADGRDHHIFGFSVWLAGGGIKGGVVHGATDELGFHAVENRHYVTDVHATILQLLGLDSRKLEVPGRKRLEIDHGKPIGEIMG; this is translated from the coding sequence ATGTTCCGTCGCGCCTTCCTCGCTGATATGGGCCTGGGCTTCACCGGCCTCGCGCTGGCCGCCATGCTCCACCGGGACGGCCGCGCCTCGTCGTCCACGCCCTGGGCTCCGCCCGACGGGAAGCCTCACTTCGCGCCGAAAGCCAAATCCGTCATCTGGCTGTTCATGAACGGCGGGGTGAGCCACCTGGAAACGTTCGACCCGAAGCCGGAACTCGATAAGTTCGCCGGCAAGACCATCACCGAGACGCCGTACAAGGACGTACAGAACCCCGACAAGCTCAAACTCGCCCGCGTGACCGTCGTGAACGACGCCAACGGCCAGCAGCGGAACAAGCTGTTCCCCACGCAGGTGAAGTTCCAGAAGCGCGGCAAAGCCGGCACGCTAGTCAGCGACTGGCTGCCCCACACCGGGGAATGCGTCGACGACATCGCCGTCGTCCGCTCGATGTTCACGACCGACGACAACCACGGCGCGCAAACGCAATTCCACACCGGCCGCCACATGCTCGACGGCGAATTCCCGACGCTCGGCGCCTGGGTTCACTACGGGCTCGGGACGTTGAACCAGAACCTCCCGCAGTTCGTGAGCATGGGCCGCCGGGAATACTGGAACCTGAAAGACGGCCTCTACCTCGGCCCGGCCCACGACGCCGTGCCCGTCCGCGTCGACCCCGCCAACCCGCTCGACTACGGCAAGCCCGAAGGCAGCGTCTCGTCCGCCGAGCAGAAAGTCGGCTTCGACCTCGTGGGCAAACTGAACCACCTCCGCGCCGTCGAATACCCGGACGACCCCGCACTCGCCGCCCGCATCAAGTCTTACGAACTCGCGTTCCGGATGCAGAAGTCCTTGCCCGACGTCCTCGACTTCGCGAAGGAGTCGGCCGAGACCAAGGCTCTGTACGGGTTGGACCGGCCCGAGACGCGCGAGTTCGGCATGCAGATGCTCGCCGCCCGGCGGATGGTCGAGCGCGGCGTGCGGTTCGTCCAGGTTCAGCACGGTGCCGGCGGGGCGGGTGTGTGGGACGCACACGGCGGTCTGCGGGGGAACCACGAGAAGAATTGCCTGGCCGTCGATAAGCCCATTGCCGGCTTACTAAAGGATCTGAAACGGACGGGCCTGTTGAAGGACACGATCGTGGTGTTCGCCACCGAGTTCGGCCGCACCCCTGGTACCCAAGGCGCGGACGGTCGCGACCACCACATTTTCGGGTTCAGCGTCTGGCTCGCGGGCGGCGGGATCAAGGGCGGGGTCGTCCACGGCGCGACCGACGAACTCGGCTTCCACGCCGTCGAGAACCGCCACTACGTCACCGACGTCCACGCCACCATCCTGCAACTCCTTGGCCTCGACTCACGGAAGCTCGAAGTACCCGGGCGCAAGCGACTGGAGATCGACCACGGCAAGCCGATCGGGGAGATTATGGGATAA